Proteins encoded in a region of the Acipenser ruthenus chromosome 11, fAciRut3.2 maternal haplotype, whole genome shotgun sequence genome:
- the LOC131739365 gene encoding protein NipSnap homolog 1-like isoform X2 codes for MICTMAAATWSLKISKSQQLLLCRYRLGSAIYSRGCSSESKKGWLQSLFVHKVDPRKDAHSNLLSKKESSNLYKIQFHNVKPECLQEYNSLSAEVQSRLHSDQDYPCEIVGSWNTWYGEQDQAVHLWRYSGGYPALTKSLNMLRDNKEYTEFRKERSKMLISRRNQLLLEFSFWNEPLPRAGPNIYELRTYRLKPGTMIEWGNNWARAIQHRQENEEAVGGFFTQIGDLYLVHHLWAYKDLQSRAETRNSAWLKAGWDENVYYTVPLIRSMESRIMIPLKNSPLQ; via the exons ATGATCTGCACGATGGCAGCGGCGACGTGGTCTCTAAAGATATCGAAATCCCAGCAGTTATTGCTGTGCAGGTATAGATTAGGATCAGCGATCTACAGCAG AGGTTGTTCCAGTGAGAGCAAGAAGGGCTGGCTCCAGTCTCTGTTTGTGCACAAGGTGGACCCCAGAAAAGATGCCCACTCCAACCTGCTGTCAAAGAAAGAGAGCAGCAACCTCTACAAGATACAGT TTCATAACGTGAAGCCAGAGTGCCTGCAAGAATACAACAGCTTATC GGCAGAGGTTCAGAGCAGGCTGCACAGTGACCAGGACTATCCCTGTGAGATTGTGGGCAGCTGGAACACCTGGTATGGGGAACAAGACCAGGCCG tGCACCTGTGGCGATACTCTGGGGGTTACCCAGCCTTGACCAAGTCTTTAAACATGCTTCGGGACAATAAG gagtACACAGAGTTTCGGAAGGAGAGGAGTAAGATGCTGATCTCACGCAGAAACCAGCTGCTCCTGGAGTTCAGTTTCTGGAACGAGCCTCTGCCCAGGGCGGGTCCCAATATCTACGAGCTCCGCACCTACAGACTGAAG CCAGGCACCATGATTGAGTGGGGGAACAACTG GGCTCGGGCGATCCAGCATCGGCAGGAGAACGAGGAGGCGGTGGGCGGTTTCTTTACCCAGATAGGAGATCTCTACCTGGTTCATCATCTCTGGG cttacAAAGATTTGCAGTCTAGAGCAGAGACAAGAAATTCTGCTTGGCTGAAAGCCGGCTGGGATGAAAATGTGTACTACACAG TGCCCCTGATTCGGAGCATGGAATCTAGAATCATGATCCCTCTGAAGAACTCCCCTCTGCAGTAA
- the LOC131739365 gene encoding protein NipSnap homolog 1-like isoform X1, whose protein sequence is MICTMAAATWSLKISKSQQLLLCRYRLGSAIYSSRGCSSESKKGWLQSLFVHKVDPRKDAHSNLLSKKESSNLYKIQFHNVKPECLQEYNSLSAEVQSRLHSDQDYPCEIVGSWNTWYGEQDQAVHLWRYSGGYPALTKSLNMLRDNKEYTEFRKERSKMLISRRNQLLLEFSFWNEPLPRAGPNIYELRTYRLKPGTMIEWGNNWARAIQHRQENEEAVGGFFTQIGDLYLVHHLWAYKDLQSRAETRNSAWLKAGWDENVYYTVPLIRSMESRIMIPLKNSPLQ, encoded by the exons ATGATCTGCACGATGGCAGCGGCGACGTGGTCTCTAAAGATATCGAAATCCCAGCAGTTATTGCTGTGCAGGTATAGATTAGGATCAGCGATCTACAGCAG CAGAGGTTGTTCCAGTGAGAGCAAGAAGGGCTGGCTCCAGTCTCTGTTTGTGCACAAGGTGGACCCCAGAAAAGATGCCCACTCCAACCTGCTGTCAAAGAAAGAGAGCAGCAACCTCTACAAGATACAGT TTCATAACGTGAAGCCAGAGTGCCTGCAAGAATACAACAGCTTATC GGCAGAGGTTCAGAGCAGGCTGCACAGTGACCAGGACTATCCCTGTGAGATTGTGGGCAGCTGGAACACCTGGTATGGGGAACAAGACCAGGCCG tGCACCTGTGGCGATACTCTGGGGGTTACCCAGCCTTGACCAAGTCTTTAAACATGCTTCGGGACAATAAG gagtACACAGAGTTTCGGAAGGAGAGGAGTAAGATGCTGATCTCACGCAGAAACCAGCTGCTCCTGGAGTTCAGTTTCTGGAACGAGCCTCTGCCCAGGGCGGGTCCCAATATCTACGAGCTCCGCACCTACAGACTGAAG CCAGGCACCATGATTGAGTGGGGGAACAACTG GGCTCGGGCGATCCAGCATCGGCAGGAGAACGAGGAGGCGGTGGGCGGTTTCTTTACCCAGATAGGAGATCTCTACCTGGTTCATCATCTCTGGG cttacAAAGATTTGCAGTCTAGAGCAGAGACAAGAAATTCTGCTTGGCTGAAAGCCGGCTGGGATGAAAATGTGTACTACACAG TGCCCCTGATTCGGAGCATGGAATCTAGAATCATGATCCCTCTGAAGAACTCCCCTCTGCAGTAA